A genome region from Lucilia cuprina isolate Lc7/37 chromosome 3, ASM2204524v1, whole genome shotgun sequence includes the following:
- the LOC111674775 gene encoding mucin-12 isoform X2: protein MSDSQKQQRPGATPIKNPLLSASVTGLTFDDFPNKPLLLPAAPPIVHATVPAPVVTPTGLIREHKSLVTLGSSSLDTENLDEINLNASNEESQTADTNEPNPLLEQSNLGVNSDSILSQAASSFSALPSVASNVFSTFSKRITAISSRETTPTYDQGPQDLNSNPLVPQLDIQPTYNQQQQAGLSQPPPPFYAPPPGGNYFASTSASLTQDTQTSVPPQPVEPPKFYTPAEVPSIPSASGAPPANVGGQNNFRFSSKKKLYAPIPGLSDQTANPVTTLDPSAVSAPISYDTQYSGISANNYYQQPEYPTAEERKNNTGLFSKISSLAPAGVLQNITGLVQSATGSLTQNKPSAPVVDQQNNYFTGPPPPTNYFVPPSLSGQQSTSQDTQPSSFFIGQESGPTPFTPYDSNSNTQLNNLFNPQPTSAKLPPASVLFQSKPSSSTETSQTQIPFFNPSNLPHQINPIPTNQPSQNQKPPSRNPSRPSSSHLPPNTNEQSAPTFFNSTQSNPTQPTIDSAPPVAFFDPTKHLPSNNQESSPQFLPPTVDHKVPPPVSGPTSYRLQKGTKLYKNSLTPQETAPVHVINQSLSTFPIPPTVATPQSVPLFAPPSSVGQITSTSSFGTNQSVPLVTPSVDEFNASATLFAPPPVGELKSTPQSVSLYAPPSVGELITNEPIQNIPSFAPPPTAELITNNSAQSVPLFAPNVNDTAQSVPLFAPSVDDLKSNEAIESISSKDPQVDESKIEPTTQNVPTPITHTEENKLDNLKTNVPEPSTTAEVTKLLDSSETQVPTQDTNSLFVDNKATHPVIEPIEPVVEDKNTEIKNQALADPLEETIRKLSLTAESSSETKTLTLPPITTQHNSNNPYRRGSATETTKPVVSQPILANFFTPQPSTGSGDLNFFATLPAAEPNLDNSSSVVNFFSQAAPNKESNQQLSQPKETVQGDTTNFFTTVGKTEVSPAGLDVKQDLIPIQPYTPIQPPITAFFPTLPTSIGLVPAVLEEKNDITKQLNESFVQGNVPPPIGFEGFTQSEHIAPIKPANTTVQEETTTIQSQQPEIVNRFSNYFNQTNQEQETARDPATFFDSFPGQQATQSQQHTVEVTAPSVATNEEQRIQYFFNNPPPKDASAVGDLNYDLVHSGLGIKNIQQRSLTPISNLVEPPSSACSEFSEFSNSTAGQKSIAANLSITESSEKSVEKEKNKSIDNSAVLEQDTNIKHYEELPEEILKELRMANILSNDKSASTPMASVSYKPAVKHWFFKRTISDKQIWVPFSHYDSALLETSLLMENEEKPNIVAVEGGRYDVNISERKKMSVYWESEPIEVRRCSWFYKAVDSKYVPYEEQTAEVLENEYKQAAESGVWHKTIILGMGEQVVFHGPTVIVHFQQQQNTDAWGGTTQTATRPRVVKRDLDDFNIEQGESQKVDHLLFMVHGIGSACDLKLRSVEEVVEDFRTIARQLVQSHYKNSTDLGLVGRVEVLPISWHSHLHSVEMGIDEKLRMITLESIPKLRNFTNDTLLDILFYTSPTFCQKIMNTIVQSMNTLYLKYRERHPEFNGGVSLAGHSLGSLILFDLLCHQHPIKESEEKNLENPDEFLTPSTSNTQMDSNQLDDNKQISYTMGPAGTGQPFINYGQLIFQPKKFFALGSPIGMFVTIRGIDKLGLDFRLPTCPGFYNIFHPYDPVAYRIEALVNPDLSGVRPVLIPHHKGRKRMHLELKETMTRVSMDLKNRFLDKFKTTLDSVNIFGSASKTTKEAEELMEKEVDKVIQMQMELEQQNHNQNSNDKLTPVNDSHNGAAAASRPRTDSVSTHMSDDVVEIDLPLGKLNDSKRVDYVLQEAPLEFINEYIFALSSHVCYWDSEDTILFVMKEIYSGLGITPDSQVPQQTMTIERPSSRNSLLSSS, encoded by the exons AACACAAATCATTGGTAACATTGGGATCTTCTTCGTTAGATACTGAAAATCTtgatgaaattaatttaaacgctTCGAATGAAGAAAGTCAGACAGCTGATACCAACGAACCGAATCCCCTATTGGAACAATCAAATCTAGGCGTTAATAGTGATTCTATATTGAGTCAAGCGGCTTCTTCGTTTTCTGCGTTGCCTTCGGTGGCTTCTAATGTGTTTTCAACATTTTCCAAGCGCATAACAGCTATTTCAAGTCGTGAAACAACACCAACATATGATCAAGGTCCTCAGGATTTGAATAGTAATCCTTTAGTTCCACAATTGGATATACAACCAACTTATAATCAACAGCAACAAGCAGGTTTATCACAACCACCTCCGCCCTTTTATGCACCACCTCCCGGTGGTAATTATTTTGCGAG TACATCGGCCTCATTGACCCAAGATACACAGACAAGTGTACCACCACAACCTGTAGAACCTCCAAAGTTTTACACGCCTGCTGAAGTTCCATCAATACCATCAGCAAGTGGGGCTCCCCCCGCTAATGTAGGTGGACAAAATAATTTTCgtttttcttctaaaaaaaaattgtatgctCCCATACCTGGACTGTCAGATCAAACTGCCAATCCAGTTACTACATTAGATCCATCAGCTGTAAGTGCTCCAATTTCATACGACACCCAGTACAGTGGAATCTCTGCAAACAATTATTATCAACAACCCGAATATCCCACTGCCGAAGAGCGTAAAAATAATACaggtttattttcaaaaataagcaGCCTTGCTCCAGCTGGTGTATTGCAAAATATCACGGGACTAGTACAATCTGCAACAGGATCCTTAACACAAAATAAACCTTCTGCTCCAGTTGTTGATCaacaaaataactattttacGGGACCACCTCCACCAACAAACTATTTCGTACCACCTTCACTAAGTGGTCAGCAATCGACTTCCCAAGATACCCAACCTTCATCATTTTTTATTGGCCAAGAATCTGGACCTACCCCTTTCACACCATATGACAGTAATTCCAATACGCAattaaataacttatttaatCCACAACCTACTTCAGCAAAACTACCACCTGCTTCAGTTTTATTCCAAAGTAAGCCATCTTCATCTACCGAGACATCACAGACTCAAATTCCTTTCTTTAATCCATCTAACTTGCCACATCAAATAAATCCTATTCCTACCAATCAACCGTCGCAAAACCAAAAGCCCCCATCTAGGAATCCATCACGGCCAAGCAGTTCACATTTGCCACCAAACACAAATGAACAGTCTGCTCCAACATTTTTCAATTCAACGCAATCTAATCCCACACAACCGACAATAGATAGTGCTCCCCCAGTAGCTTTCTTTGATCCAACAAAACACTTACCATCAAATAACCAAGAAAGTTCACCCCAATTTCTACCACCAACTGTAGATCATAAAGTTCCTCCACCTGTAAGTGGACCTACTTCTTACCGCTTACAAAAGGGaactaaactttataaaaattctttaacccCACAAGAAACTGCGCCAGTTCATGTTATAAATCAATCTTTGTCTACATTTCCTATACCACCAACCGTTGCTACCCCTCAAAGTGTTCCCTTATTTGCTCCACCATCTTCTGTAGGGCAAATAACATCAACTTCAAGTTTTGGGACTAATCAAAGTGTTCCTTTGGTGACTCCATCTGTGGATGAATTTAATGCTAGTGCAACATTATTTGCTCCTCCTCCTGTAGGAGAATTGAAATCTACACCTCAAAGCGTATCCTTATATGCTCCACCTTCTGTAGGAGAATTGATAACTAACGAACCAATACAAAATATACCTTCGTTTGCTCCTCCACCTACTGCAGAATTAATAACTAATAATTCGGCTCAGAGTGTTCCTTTATTTGCACCTAATGTAAATGATACTGCACAAAGTGTTCCTCTGTTTGCGCCATCCGTAGATGATCTTAAATCTAATGAAGCAATAGAAAGTATTTCCTCGAAAGATCCACAAGTAGACGAGAGTAAAATAGAGCCAACAACCCAAAACGTTCCAACTCCTATAACACACACTGAAGAAAATAAGTTGGATAATCTTAAAACTAATGTACCAGAACCCAGTACAACTGCTGAAGTCACGAAATTATTAGATTCATCTGAAACTCAGGTTCCTACACAAGACACAAACTCACTATTTGTTGACAATAAAGCAACACATCCCGTAATTGAACCTATTGAACCGGTTGTAGAAGATAAAAATACTGAAATAAAAAACCAAGCATTAGCAGATCCCTTGGAAGAAACAATACGCAAGCTGTCTTTAACAGCCGAGTCATCTTCTGAGACTAAAACCCTAACATTACCGCCCATCACTACACAACACAACTCGAATAATCCATACCGGAGAGGTTCTGCTACTGAAACTACAAAACCAGTTGTAAGCCAACCTATATTGGCTAACTTTTTTACGCCTCAACCATCAACAGGCTCGGGCGACCTTAATTTCTTTGCAACATTGCCTGCTGCTGAACCTAATTTGGATAACTCTAGCAGTGTAGTTAACTTCTTCTCTCAAGCTGCTCCAAATAAAGAAAGTAACCAACAATTATCACAACCAAAAGAAACTGTACAGGGAGATACGACTAACTTTTTTACCACTGTTGGCAAAACTGAAGTAAGCCCCGCGGGTTTAGATGTTAAGCAAGACTTAATACCTATTCAACCATACACACCAATACAACCACCTATTACTGCCTTCTTTCCTACTCTACCAACGAGTATAGGATTAGTACCAGCAGTTCTAGAGGAGAAAAACGATATCACCAAACAACTTAACGAATCATTCGTGCAAGGTAACGTTCCACCACCTATAGGATTTGAAGGCTTCACGCAGTCAGAACATATTGCCCCTATAAAACCAGCAAATACTACTGTTCAAGAGGAAACTACTACAATTCAAAGTCAACAGCCTGAAATTGTCAAcagattttcaaattattttaatcaaaCAAATCAAGAGCAAGAAACTGCTAGAGATCCTGCAACATTCTTTGATTCATTTCCTGGCCAACAAGCAACACAATCTCAACAACATACAGTTGAAGTGACCGCTCCTAGTGTGGCAACAAACGAAGAACAGcgtatacaatattttttcaataacccACCACCAAAAGACGCAAGTGCTGTTGGAGATTTAAATTACGATTTAGTTCACAGCGGTTTAggcattaaaaatatacaacaacgtTCATTAACACCAATATCGAACTTGGTAGAACCTCCTTCATCTGCTTGCTCGGAATTTTCGGAATTCAGCAATTCTACAGCAGGACAAAAATCAATCGCGGCAAATTTATCGATAACAGAGAGTAGCGAGAAATCTgtagagaaagagaaaaacaaaagtattgATAATAGTGCAGTTTTGGAACAGGATACAAACATTAAACATTACGAAGAACTACCagaggaaattttaaaagaattaagaaTGGCGAATATATTATCTAATGATAAATCAGCCTCTACCCCTATGGCCAGTGTG TCTTATAAACCAGCTGTTAAACATTGGTTTTTCAAACGCACCATAAGTGATAAACAGATTTGGGTTCCATTTAGTCATTATGATTCAGCTCTTCTGGAAACGAGTCTTTTAATGGAAAATG AAGAAAAACCCAATATAGTGGCTGTAGAAGGTGGTCGTTATGACGTCAATATAAGTGAACGCAAGAAAATGAGCGTATATTGGGAAAGTGAACCGATTGAAGTGCGTCGTTGTTCCTGGTTTTACAAAGCCGTTGATTCAAAATATGTTCCCTATGAGGAACAGACCGCCGAGGTATTAGAAAACGAATATAAACAAGCCGCTGAGAGTGGCGTTTGgcataaaacaattattttgggCATGGGAGAACAAGTAGTATTTCATGGTCCTACAGTTATAGTACactttcaacaacaacaaaatactgaTGCCTGGGGTGGAACTAca caaactgCCACTAGACCTCGCGTTGTTAAACGGGACTTGGATGATTTTAATATTGAACAGGGTGAATCGCAAAAGGTAGACCATTTATTGTTTATGGTACATGGCATTGGCTCCGCTTGTGATTTAAAATTAAGATCTGTTGAAGAAGTTG TTGAAGATTTTCGTACTATTGCTCGTCAATTGGTTCAGAGTCATTATAAAAACTCTACTGATTTGGGTTTGGTGGGACGCGTTGAAGTTCTGCCAATATCCTGGCATAGTCATTTACACTCTGTTGAAATGGGTATAGATGAAAAATTACGTATGATTACATTAGAATCTATacctaaattaagaaatttcacCAACGATACCCTATTGGATATACTTTTCTACACTAGTCCcacattttgtcaaaaaattatgAACACAATCGTTCAATCAATGAACactttatacttaaaatatcgCGAAAGACATCCCGAATTTAATGGTGGTGTTTCATTGGCTGGTCATAGTTTGGGTTCTCTTATACTTTTCGATTTGCTTTGTCATCAACATCCCATTAAAGAGagtgaagaaaaaaatcttgaaaatccTGATGAATTTTTAACTCCATCCACTTCTAACACCCAAATGGATTCGAATCAATTAGATGATAATAAGCAGATAAGCTACACTATGGGACCGGCTGGAACTGGACAACCTTTCATCAATTACGGTCAATTAATTTTCCAACCTAAAAAGTTCTTTGCTTTGGGTTCTCCCATAG GTATGTTTGTCACCATTAGAGGAATCGATAAGTTGGGCTTAGATTTCCGCCTGCCAACCTGTCCCGGTTTCTATAATATATTCCATCCTTATGATCCTGTTGCATATCGCATTGAAGCTTTAGTTAATCCTGATCTAAGTGGTGTACGTCCTGTTTTGATTCCTCACCACAAGGGACGCAAACGGATGCATTTAGAATTGAAAGAAACTATGACACGTGTTAGCATGGATTTAAAAAATCGTTTCTtggataaatttaaaacaactctGGATAGTGTCAACATATTTGGTTCCGCTTCCAAAACAACGAAAGAAGCTGAGGAGTTAATGGAAAAAGAAGTTGACAAG GTCATTCAAATGCAAATGGAATTAGAGCAACAAAACCATAATCAAAATTCGAATGACAAATTGACACCTGTAAACGATTCTCACAACGGAGCAGCTGCTGCTTCCAGACCAAGAACCGATTCAGTATCTACTCATATGTCCGATGATGTAGTAGAAATCGATTTGCCCTTGGGCAAACTTAACGATTCCAAGCGTGTTGATTATGTATTGCAAGAAGCTCCATTGGAATTTATTAACGAGTATATATTTGCTTTAAGCAGTCATGTGTGTTATTG ggaTTCTGAGGATACTATATTATTCGTCATGAAGGAAATATATTCCGGTCTTGGTATCACCCCCGATAGCCAAGTTCCACAGCAAACAATGACCATTGAACGTCCAAGTTCACGTAATAGTTTATTATCttcttcttaa